The following nucleotide sequence is from Cryptococcus neoformans var. grubii H99 chromosome 5, complete sequence.
TGCCACCATGGTCTCTTCTACCTCTTCCCCCAGTCGCCTATAGAAAAACCGCAGAATTGCCGCTTGACTGATGTTTGGAGGGCAAAGGTCCAACTGTCGCCCGTACGCTTTAACTTGTACCAATCGAGAACGTGGCACGAGATCGGCAATATAGGGGTTGGATTCGTCGGCGGCTGCAAGGGCATGCTTGAGGGGAAGAGTCGGAAGTGTCCAGGGTGCGAAATAAGCATCGTAGCGAGGAGCGGCAAAAACATAAGGGCGAAGAACAAACTGACGTTCTTCACGCTGTTCAAGGGTTTCGTCCTCTGGACCTGTTTCCGCTCAGATTGTGAAGGGCATTGCAAAGGGGGTAAAAAAAGGGACGTACCAGATCCGAGGACGAGCCACGCTATCCACATGGCCAAACTTCTTCCAATGGTCTCTTCTGGATATCCGGGCTCCACTGCAGCAGCAAGCAAGTGTTGACGGTGGTACAGTTCGAGGAATGTCGGGAGGTGTACAATTGCGTGGTCGCCAAAGAGGACTTCCGCGTTCTTTCCATCTACACCATGCGATAATTCGATCAGGAAGGCCCGTGAGAAGGTCAGATGGGAGAAATACATACCGTTTTCGATGAGCATGAAGTACAGCACCCATAGATCATCATCTGACACGTCTGTgacatctcctctttccaccatCTGCCTCAGCCTGGCAAGAGCTTTCACACgtctcttcatctcatCAACCAAATCCTGTGCTCTCAGTCGGGCCGTTGTGAcgccttcttggcctttaGTCATGCCCATGTTGAgatttccctttctcccgTTCCCGCTCCCgttcccatccttcccgCTCGCCCCACATGGTGAACCTGCAAGCCCCTTATTACCCAGTCTCCGCTCAGCTGCGGCAACGTCAAACCATCCCCTATATATTCTGGCGTAGAGGCGCATATTGCGCTCCGGGGCGATAGCTTGGTAGATTGCCTTGCatgtttgaagaagggcgaTGGGGGGCGTGGATGTTGTGAGCGCAAGGGGGAAGAGGCAAAGATGGTACGCGATGTGAGAGATGATTTCTGGGGGTATCTGTTCGAGCATTATGGATGCGGATGGcgtggaaagaggaaagagaattGAAGACGGAAGATGCGATGTCGGTGTTCGGGGATTGGCCGGcggggtggtggtggtggagggcgTCACACGGTGCGCGGGATGGCGAcgacggcgatggcgatggcgatggtGACAACCGCGATGACGACAGTGGAGCACGCATGCAGAGAGTGAGGTATATATACCCGGCCCCCGTTCGTcccatttcttccctcaTGCATCCACCATGTCCGTCCCACAGAAGATTGCGTTCACCCGCATCGGCGCCGCCCATTCCCCATCTACTCTCGAGGTCTATGTCGACCCCGTATGCCCTTTCTCCAGGAAAATCACAGAGTCTATCGACAAAAACGTCTTGCCCATGATAACTAATGGCGGCAAGTACGATGGAAAAGTAAACTTGATAATGCGGTTGTACCCCCAGCCCTTGTGCGTTATTCCCTAAACCGTTTCCGTTCCCGCTCCCACATGCACACGTATGCAACCGACTAACATATGTACATATTAGCCACTACTACTCAGCACCCATCATAGAAGCGCTCTACGTATTCGGACAGACCAACCCCCGTCTCTTCTGGCAATACCTTCTCGCAGTCCACTCAACCGGGACTACGTTTTACAACAGGCCCGCTGCTTCGCTCACTCTCTCGAGCCTTCGCGACAAGCTGGTAGAAATTGCCGTTCAGGTGTTAGACAAGAATGAGGCTGGTGGAAAGGGACCTAAGAGCAAAATCTTTGGAGAGCTGAGAGATGCATTGGAAGTGAAGGCAAGCGATAACGGGGGGAACGAAGGAACAGAGGGTCTCAAGTATAGCCGTCAGTTGATCTCAATTCATACTAATAAAGCTGATAAAAAATTCAGTCAAGCTAGGCAGACAGAATGGGATCCAAGTGACCGTTTGTCTTTTTATGCGTTTTCCATTGGTTAAAAGCTGATATCCGTTCTTTCACAGCCCACAGCGCTTTGGAATGGCCTCAAAGACGAGTCTGTCAGCTCTTCCTAcgggaaggaggaatgggAAAAATACTTTACGTGAGTGATCTGCTTACCTCTTTAAGCATGTAATTGGTGCATGCTAAATAGCCTACGACTTTAAAGAGAAAAGACAGGGTGACTTCGACTTAATTGAATGCTGCAAGAGACGGAGACACGACTGATGGAACGATGGGATATAAACTGTATCGTTTTGAATTTGTAGAAGATGTAGTACTTGTACCCTGCATGCCGTACCGTTACAATCCAGGTTTCTCTATACATCATTCAAACTTTTAAAAATCGTCAATTGTTCGGTCCAAATCCGCTTTGAGATGAGCCTTCATCCCCGGGGGTAAAATGGGCTCtcccttttcatccttgacaTATCCTGTCATAAGCAATCAGCTCATCTGGCGATACTTTGATTCTCTCAAACAAGTCAGAGGAGACACTTACTGAAAGGCATCTCAATGGACTCGACCTTGTTAAACTTAATAGTAGGGAAGTCCACAAAGGGAATCTCATCCAAGGGCACTAACGATTCGCTTTagttttttttctcgtGGGCATACACATCGAAGGGTACAAGAATCACCTTGATCTTCAATGACCTTCTTGGTCACTCCTACAGCCGTATCCGTCGTCATTTGCTTCTCGCCCAAATGCCTTCCCTCGAACCCTAGCTTCCTCAACTCGCCCGTCCTGTCCCGAGGGGGGTCATCGCCCAAAATCCCGCCGTATAAAAAGACATCAAACTTGTCTGCATCTTCAGGAGCAATCACTTTTTCAGCCCTGGGGTCCAATAAACAGACCCTCGCCTTGTCTactggaggagaaagagccGGGAGAAGCTCCAGTATGGGTTTGGTGGTAGGCTGAGCTTTGGGGTTATTGTTCAAAGAGGTAATGAgcggagagatggaagttGAAGATAGGGAAGTGAAGTGGACGGTAGATGAAGGGCCGACAAGGGAGAGCATGTGGGAGTATTCAAGAGTCACCCACTCTGGGAGGGAACGGGTGGTAGcatcgtcctcttccatgTGCTCTATCATGTGGTATCAGAAGGAGTTTTCAAATTAAACGATCTGCTGTGCTCACCGATAACATATTTAAAGGATTTGTTGGACATGGTGGTCTATATGTGCAGATAGGAGTAATGGAGAGACGGAGCGGAAAAATAATAAATGAAAGGGTTGGGTGAGTGATTCCGACGGAAGGAATGACTATGAATGAGGACGTCACCACTTTTTGGTGCTGCTGTGGTTGCGCTGTAGTCGGCCGTGTCCGCCCTCCACACGATAACTGATTGTTGTGCATTCTTCTCTGACTTTCTGACTTGTTGGTTGCCTCGGTTTTCCCTTACATATTCCTGCCCTTATTCTAGCTCACTTACTTTTACCTTACACGCCTCCCCGAAAACGTTGAATACATTTCGCCAAATTCCATACACGTTGCTTACAACATCTACATATCGTCAATTacgcctcctcctcactcAGGTCATCTAGGTGGTTGGTAGGTCTTCTCTTGCTCTGAAGCGTGAATCCGTTAGCAAGGTCGGGCAAGGAGTAGAATATGTCAACTAGCAATGACGAATTACTAGAGTGAGCATGCTCGTCCCTTTTAGTCTCTCAAAATATGTTGACATTATTCCAGATATACCCTTAGAGTTGCGTGAGTGACCAACGCTGTGGATATGCTCAAAAGAAGGCTGAATAACGATCTCAAAGCTATATACATGGCGAACTTGAACATCAGCAGCATCATAGTCATGCGGCTCGAGCagattcctcctctttccttctcccgcCCTCTTCTCGCCGTACCTCTGAaacatcctcttcgtcttctttcttcgcctttGACTTTGGATCCTTGGTCAATCGAGATACATCAAAATCCCCAAAGTTTCCTGAAAAGCTACTTAAAACTGTAGACTTTACATTACAAAGGATAGCCATGGGACAAGAGGCTAAGTATGCGTAACCTGTTCAAAGATTGTCTCAGTGGGCTTATTCATGAGTCATTCAGATATTCCAATCCCAGCTTCCGACGGTCAGTTGCGCTATTCTGGTCTAGTACTTGGCCCGAGAAGAGTTTTCAACGACAACTGAAGGAATCACGCAAGATTGAAGACCTTATTCTTGCTTTCGTCACAGCAGCCACCAAATCTctcaagaaagaagatgctCTGGGCGATAGCTGGAGAATAGAGCTTAGCCGACAAGTTTCTCTTTTCGTTGACCTTTTGAGCGACTGCATCTCTGCCATGGGTCCAGTCTCCTCCGAACTCAAGGCCCGACTGGAATCTTACCAAGGCTACCTTAAGGTCCAAGATACTCCAGATGCCGAAGATAAGGATTTGGGAAGCTCCTTAAAAAGCTCAAACAGCATGCGCAGCCTTGGgaccaaagaagaaaatgctCCAAGGAAAAAATCTATGGACTTGTTAGAGGTTGTGGCACAATTATTTGGCTTGTCTACTGAGGTTTGCCGTCAAAAGGTAGAGGATATGAAAGAGACATGTACAAGGCAAGCGGTTCTAGATGATCTCAAAGTCAGTGAGCTTAGATGTGGGTTATCATTCTAATGATGCTAACGTGATCGCGACATGCTTCAGATCTGCCTCAAACGACTCAATACGGAAGATCCCTACCCATATAAACCTCATGACTTTGACCATGATACTACCAGTTGGGCTTCATGGAAGGCCGACGagctttcttctctgtcACAGACCATGCTCCAAATGATGCAATTGGACCCCACCCTCGTTCAGTCTTCCAGTCGACTTTCTCAGTCAAATTCTCTTCATACCAGCTCATCCGACAACGTCACATATCCATTTACCTTTATACCTAGTAATCCTCGTCAAAGGTACTATCAGCTACTTGGGAAATGTCTTGATCATGATCTCGAGGTCTTGAAAACCCTTCCTGAAGATCAGGACGTCCCGTTGAGTATCCTTTCTGACGGCCAtgctctccttctttccgaGTGTGCTGCAAGATGGAGGTTGCCGTCTTTCTTTAGATCTCGGGTGTTTTTGGAAGCCATTGTCAGGAGATTTTCGGAAGGTTCGGTGCCCTCGGCATGCGTTCAGGAAGCGTTATCGATGATGGACAAGGTTCAAACAGATCAACACCCATCGACGTGGCCCGTATCAGAAGTGAGTAAATGTTGTCAAAAACGTTGGCTGACTGGGTAGCGACGGGCATTAGAGTCCGTAACCGCTCAGCGAGACGAAAGCTTTTTAGTCGCCATACGGAATGCTCTCGATGGTCCACAAGGGTATCTTTCTGAAGAATTCCTCGAAGCTGTGGAAGACTGGTCCGTGTTAAATACTCGATTCACAAATACTCAAAACATCCGTCTCCTTCTCAGAGGTCTGGAGGACGCTATTCAATCTGCAGCTTTCACACTATATGTGAACGAAGCAACAAATAGCCTTGAGCTTCAAGAAGCCAAATCGATCGCATTTTTGATGCACATGGTTAGCTGGATTGACAAGGGCATTAAAACTCTGAGACGGAGGTTCAAAGGCCCAATTGGCCAGTAAGTGAATCAACGACATTATTGTTCATGAATGACTTACGCTTTGTCTGCACAGGGATATACCTATCACAAAATTCGTCTTACAACGACAGCTAGATTTATGGTTACGAGACCTTGAAGACGTCCTTCAAGCTAGCGAATTGAATGGCGAGTTCCTTGATGACCAATTCGAGCTGTATCATAAGGCACGAAAGTTAGGAGAGATGTGCAACTTTTTCTCCGGGTAAATCTACCATTCCTCCCTCGGCGAGTGCGAGTGTTGACAATTCCTAAAGGAACAAAAAAGATTCCTATGGGATTACTATAGCCAGCATGTTTGACCAGGTTGTCCGTCAGTGGATCGATCATACCGCTACGAAAACCGCTCAATGGAGCACTCAGGCTTTGGCTGTTGATAACGTAGGTAATCTAGTTTATATCAAGCTATCAGCAACTAATGTCATTAATAGTTTGAACCTAGTACTCCAAATGGCccgtcctcctccgtcACCGACTTGTTCGCTTCTCTCACAAGTGCTGCACAATTCCTTATGGATTTAGAATGGCCAGATGAGCCCCAGTTGGCTGTTTATGTCAACAAACTGGCCAAGGTGAGTTATGCATACGGGAAAATTGCTAACCAGCATTCAGATCATTGGTGCTACTGTCAATGACTATTGCAGCAAGCTTGAAGAACTTTTTTTAGGGGACATGCGTCAATCTGAGACCTCGCAAACGATGGCTAAGAAAAAAGCCTGGCTGGAGAAAGCCAAGGAGACGGTTGCCACATTGCAAGGAGAGCGTAAACTGCAAgctttcttcaacttcacACCCGAGGTATGTTTTAATGGTACTGATTTGATGCGATGCTGACTTACACCAAATACAGTCTTGTGTCAAATTAAACAACATCCAGGCGGCCAGGCAACAGCTGGACAAATTATATAGTCTGCTGCGGGTGGACGATC
It contains:
- a CDS encoding cytoplasmic protein is translated as MSTSNDELLEYTLRVAYIHGELEHQQHHSHAARADSSSFLLPPSSRRTSETSSSSSFFAFDFGSLVNRDTSKSPKFPEKLLKTVDFTLQRIAMGQEAKYSNPSFRRSVALFWSSTWPEKSFQRQLKESRKIEDLILAFVTAATKSLKKEDALGDSWRIELSRQVSLFVDLLSDCISAMGPVSSELKARLESYQGYLKVQDTPDAEDKDLGSSLKSSNSMRSLGTKEENAPRKKSMDLLEVVAQLFGLSTEVCRQKVEDMKETCTRQAVLDDLKICLKRLNTEDPYPYKPHDFDHDTTSWASWKADELSSLSQTMLQMMQLDPTLVQSSSRLSQSNSLHTSSSDNVTYPFTFIPSNPRQRYYQLLGKCLDHDLEVLKTLPEDQDVPLSILSDGHALLLSECAARWRLPSFFRSRVFLEAIVRRFSEGSVPSACVQEALSMMDKVQTDQHPSTWPVSERRALESVTAQRDESFLVAIRNALDGPQGYLSEEFLEAVEDWSVLNTRFTNTQNIRLLLRGLEDAIQSAAFTLYVNEATNSLELQEAKSIAFLMHMVSWIDKGIKTLRRRFKGPIGQDIPITKFVLQRQLDLWLRDLEDVLQASELNGEFLDDQFELYHKARKLGEMCNFFSGNKKDSYGITIASMFDQVVRQWIDHTATKTAQWSTQALAVDNFEPSTPNGPSSSVTDLFASLTSAAQFLMDLEWPDEPQLAVYVNKLAKIIGATVNDYCSKLEELFLGDMRQSETSQTMAKKKAWLEKAKETVATLQGERKLQAFFNFTPESCVKLNNIQAARQQLDKLYSLLRVDDLSAYDTSAPQSDNQQRNFLFTVKVVLAEGLAREGSSSQPDAFVTVSDEHGTRHAKTRTVYDDSNPRWDESFDIPVQHRSWFMVTVRHRNMVGKHDLLGRAYLQLDPSQFSGVMARDALLTLDPKGHILLKVGMEGEEDDMQFHFGRAFRCLKRTESDMIHTLVDKMNPVLRHTLSRSAIKSVLKGHTNYPPVYNEALGKLSAVYKSAMRTQEFIIPPTKEERHRGPTDSEIETAIHPLFDYLDVNNHTLASTLSSDEMELVMAKLWKQILVTIEGLIVPPLSDKRSHMRPLEDVELDIALSWLRFLKDFLYAGGDSSGVSSTILQNQRYHDLLSTRLYYDLSTDKLMEECVRGFQSTLKYRVTKPSKSLRAQRNLGTIRARKDAKQARVNTSGNTEMIMRILRMRDGTQEFLAQQLQTISMASASKAKRGTL